One stretch of Herpetosiphonaceae bacterium DNA includes these proteins:
- the yhbY gene encoding ribosome assembly RNA-binding protein YhbY gives MRELTNTQRQHLRRIAHDLKSVVQIGKQGLTEQALASIDRTLEARELIKVKFLDFQDQKQELSESIAEQLNAALIGVVGNVAILYRQQVDPDKRKIDLSAAS, from the coding sequence ATGCGCGAGCTAACCAACACACAGCGCCAGCATCTACGCCGCATCGCCCACGATTTAAAGTCAGTGGTCCAGATCGGCAAGCAGGGCTTGACCGAGCAGGCGCTGGCGTCGATCGATCGCACGCTCGAAGCGCGTGAGCTGATCAAAGTCAAGTTTCTGGACTTTCAAGATCAGAAGCAGGAGCTCTCAGAGAGCATCGCCGAGCAGCTCAACGCCGCGCTGATCGGCGTGGTCGGTAACGTCGCGATCCTGTATCGGCAGCAGGTCGATCCCGACAAGCGCAAGATCGATCTGTCGGCGGCGTCTTAA